A stretch of DNA from Catenulispora acidiphila DSM 44928:
GTGGTCGACCGAGCAGCAGGTGGCCGCCTACCGGGAGCCGTTCGAGCGGGTGCGCTCGCTGCGGGAGCTGCAGAAGGTCGGCCGCGAACTGCACACGCGGGAGAGCGCGGCGGGGAACGTCACGGTCCTGGGACAGATGCTCGCCGGGGCGCAGACGAACCCGGCGTTCGCCGCGGCGACGCGCGACGCGCTGGCGCTGTGGACCGTGGAGATCGAGCGGGTGCTGGCCCGGGTGCTGGCGGACTCCCCGCTCGGGGAGGTCGCGGACGTGCCGGGGCTGGCGCGCGCGGTGGCGGCGTCCTTCATCGGGATGGAGCTGCTGGCGGCCGTCGACCCCGAGGGCGACAAGGCCGCGTTCCGGGCCCTGGACCAGCTCGGCGCCCTGCTGGAGTACTTGGACGACCTGGGTCCGGCCTCGCGGGCGGCGGCGCGGCGCGCGGTGCGGACCGCCGTGCGGCGGTCGGTGCGCGCGTAGGGCGGCGGCGCGGGAGCGGAGCCGCCCTGGCTGGACCGGTGTCTGTTGTTTGCGGGCTGCCGGCTGCCGGCTGTGTCTGCCGGCTCGGCGGTGCGCGACGCGGCTCAGGCGTCGCCGAACAGGTGCGCGTTGGCGGCCTTGACCAGCGGCTCGAACTCCGGGAACTCGACGACCTCGATCCCGGCCTCGCGGAGCAGCTCCGCGCCCTGGCAGTCCTCGACCAGCAGCGACGGCTCGCGCCAGGCGAACACCACGCGCCGGATACCGGAGGCGATGATCAGCTGGGTGCAGGTGAGCGGCCGGGATTTCCGGATCGAGCACGGCTCGAGCGAGGAGTAGACGGTCGCCCCGGACAACCGCGGGTGGTTCGGGCCGAGGGTGTTCAGCGCCGACTCCTCGGCGTGCACGTGCTCGTCGGTGTCGCGGGACCAGCCGCGGGCCAGCTCGCGGTCGTCGGCGTCGACGATCAGCGCCCCGACGTTGAACGCGCCCGGCGCCGGCGGACAGCGCCAGGCGAGGTCGACGGCGGTGCTGAGCCATTCGCGGTCTTCCCCGCGGGTGCGGTTGGACAGGGGGGAGGCGGCGTCGATGGTGGTCACTTTCCAAAACCCTCGGTTCTGATCGGGTCCGGCCGGTGGATGGTGGGAGAGACGAGGAACGCGCGGGTGACCGGCACCGTCTCGCCTCGGCGGGCGCGGACGGCACGGGGTCTGGTCACAAGTCCCAACAGTAGTCGCGGCGGGCCGGGGATTCTCGGGTTCGCCGCCAAGCACGCCCGCGTGATCGCCGCGACGGAACCCGCCCCGCGGATTGGTATCTTGATCGGCATGCTCCGCCCCATACCGCCGGCCGCGGTGTTCTTCGACATGGACGGCCTGCTCATCGACTCCGAGCCCACCTGGTTCCAGGCTGAGAAGGACATGCTCGCCGCCTACGGCTTCACCCTCGGCCCCGAGCACTACCCCCACGTCCTCGGCAAGCCGATAGAGGTCTCCACCGCCTACCTCCTGGAACTCACCGGCCACCCGGTCAGCGCCGAGCAGTTCGCCGACGGCATCGAACTGGCGATGGTCGAGCGCCTGCGCGACGGCGTCCCGATGATGCCCGGCGCGAAGGACCTCCTGGTGGAGCTGGAGGCGGCGGGCCTGCCCCTGGCCCTGGTCTCGGCGTCCTCGCGCCGCATCGTGGACGCCTGCCTCCCGCTCATCGGCCCGGACCACTTCCGCGTCACCGTCTCCGGCGACGACGTCGAACGCAGCAAGCCCAACCCGGACCCGTACCTGCTGGCGGCGCGAAAGCTGGGCGTCGACCCCGCGCAGTGCGTGGTTCTGGAAGACTCGCCCACCGGCACCGCCGCCGGCCACGCCGCGGGCTGCCGCGTGATCGCGGTTCCGCACGCGGCGGAGGTCCCGGCCCGCGAGCGGGTGACGATCGTGGACTCGCTCCGGCGGGTGAACCTGGCCTTCCTGCGAGGCCTGTTCGACGAGCGGAGATAACTGGCCCTACAGGGCGAGAAAGCGGGGACGGGGGAATGGGGGCGGCGATGGACGATGAGATCGGCACCGGCGAGATCCTCGACGAGGACACGGCCCGGCGCGACCGGCGACGCTGGAGTTCGGACAGGTGTCTGGACGACACCTGCGACCTGGAGTGCCTGTCCTCGGGCACCTGCTGTGAGTCGGCCGGCTTCCTCGACGGCAACTGCCTGCTGGGTCTCACAACCCTGACAGGCACCATCGGCGGACTCCTCGCCGCGCTCGCTGGCACCGGACCCGTCGGCCGGCGCCTACGGACCGAACCGCGGGTGCCGCCCGGACCGCTCGCGGCAGCCCTGCACCGAGGCGTGCGCTACTACCAGGTGCGGATCAGCGCGCGCCGTCCCGGCTATGGCGGCTGCCGCTACGCGCCGACGTGCTCGGCGTACGCGGCCGAGGCTTTGCGCCGCCACGGTGCGCTGAAGGGGACGCGGCTCGCCGCGCGACGGCTGCGGCGCTGCCGACCGGGGACGGCCGGAGGCTTGGACCCGGTGCCGTAGCGGTCGTTTCGCGGCCTGAGAAGGTGGCACAAGGCGCTGCCCGACGCGCCAGCGCGGAATCGATACCAGCGGCGGGCCGACGCCTTTTTGGATTGCCGAGGGCGGCTCTTCTCTCGAATCAGTCTTCTGGTTCGCTCTGCTCACTCACTGTGGCATCACTCGCAGTCGCAGTGCCCGCCGCGCTCCGACCTCGCTGCCCCGGCACCGCGTCCGACGCCTCGACCAGCTCCACCGGCGGCAGTACCGGCGGCGTGCCGCCGAACTCAGGGCACAGGGCCTTGTGATCGCACCAGTCGCACAGGCGCGAGGGGTTCGCGCGCCATTCGCCGCGCTCCGCCGCCGCGCGGATGGCGCTCCAGAGGGCGGCCACCTTGCGTTCGGTGGCGCGCAGGTCGGATTCGTCGGGGTCGTAGGTGACGATCTGGCTTTCGCCGCCGAGGTACATCAGCTGCAGGCGGCGGGGGACCACGCCTCGGGTCTTCCACAGGACCAGGGCGTAGAACTTCATCTGGAACAGGGCTTTGCCTTCGAAGGCCGGGCCCGGGGCGCGTCCTGTTTTGTAGTCCACCACGCGGAGCGCGCCGTTGGGCGCCACGTCGAGGCGGTCGACGAAGCCGCGCAGGAGGAGGCCGTCGGCGATGCGGGCGTGGACGAAGAGTTCGCGCTCCGCCGGCTCCAGGCGGTTCGGGTCCTCCAGGCGGAAGTAGCGTTCCAGCAGGTCTACCGCGCCTTTGAGCCACGCCTCGTCGCCGCCTGCTTCCTCGGCGAGCGCCTTCAGCTCCGGGTCCGCCTGGACCATGCGCTCCCATTCCGGGGACAGCATGCCGGAGGCCGAGGTCGGGGTGCGCTGGCCGGTCGGCAGGTCGAAGAGGTGCTCCAGGACCGCGTGGATCAGGGTGCCGCGGGTCGCGGCGGCGCTTTTGCGTTCCGGGAGCTTGTCGATGACGCGGAAGCGGAACAGCAGCGGGCAGGTCATGAAGTCCGCCGCGCGGGACGGGGAGAGCGCCATCGGGAGGTTCACGGTCGTCGTGGCCGGCACCGGAACCGGCGCTGTCACAGCCGTCGTGGCAGCCACCGGAACACCCACCGTCGCGGCAGCCCCCACCACCGGATCAGGCGCGCCGGCCGTCGTCGTCACAGGGCCCGTCGTCGCCGGTGCGTCCATCGCGTCCATGGGCCTCGACCCTACTCGTCGGTACCGACATCCCCGGCGGCGGGCACGCCGTGTGACGAGATCGCCCGCGCGGTGAGTGGTCTTGCAAGTTCGCCTGCGCATAGAGTCAAAGACGTGGCGGAAGACGAGGGCAGGCAGAGCGCCGGCGGCGCCGGCTCGGGTGACGACGGCGGCAAGT
This window harbors:
- a CDS encoding cytidine/deoxycytidylate deaminase family protein encodes the protein MTTIDAASPLSNRTRGEDREWLSTAVDLAWRCPPAPGAFNVGALIVDADDRELARGWSRDTDEHVHAEESALNTLGPNHPRLSGATVYSSLEPCSIRKSRPLTCTQLIIASGIRRVVFAWREPSLLVEDCQGAELLREAGIEVVEFPEFEPLVKAANAHLFGDA
- the yidD gene encoding membrane protein insertion efficiency factor YidD, with amino-acid sequence MDDEIGTGEILDEDTARRDRRRWSSDRCLDDTCDLECLSSGTCCESAGFLDGNCLLGLTTLTGTIGGLLAALAGTGPVGRRLRTEPRVPPGPLAAALHRGVRYYQVRISARRPGYGGCRYAPTCSAYAAEALRRHGALKGTRLAARRLRRCRPGTAGGLDPVP
- a CDS encoding RecB family exonuclease → MDAMDAPATTGPVTTTAGAPDPVVGAAATVGVPVAATTAVTAPVPVPATTTVNLPMALSPSRAADFMTCPLLFRFRVIDKLPERKSAAATRGTLIHAVLEHLFDLPTGQRTPTSASGMLSPEWERMVQADPELKALAEEAGGDEAWLKGAVDLLERYFRLEDPNRLEPAERELFVHARIADGLLLRGFVDRLDVAPNGALRVVDYKTGRAPGPAFEGKALFQMKFYALVLWKTRGVVPRRLQLMYLGGESQIVTYDPDESDLRATERKVAALWSAIRAAAERGEWRANPSRLCDWCDHKALCPEFGGTPPVLPPVELVEASDAVPGQRGRSAAGTATASDATVSEQSEPED
- a CDS encoding TetR/AcrR family transcriptional regulator; amino-acid sequence: MSSDTRDRLLQGTIDALRTQGIAGVSARTIAAAAGVNQALVFYHFGSVDELLAAAAMWSTEQQVAAYREPFERVRSLRELQKVGRELHTRESAAGNVTVLGQMLAGAQTNPAFAAATRDALALWTVEIERVLARVLADSPLGEVADVPGLARAVAASFIGMELLAAVDPEGDKAAFRALDQLGALLEYLDDLGPASRAAARRAVRTAVRRSVRA
- a CDS encoding HAD family hydrolase produces the protein MLRPIPPAAVFFDMDGLLIDSEPTWFQAEKDMLAAYGFTLGPEHYPHVLGKPIEVSTAYLLELTGHPVSAEQFADGIELAMVERLRDGVPMMPGAKDLLVELEAAGLPLALVSASSRRIVDACLPLIGPDHFRVTVSGDDVERSKPNPDPYLLAARKLGVDPAQCVVLEDSPTGTAAGHAAGCRVIAVPHAAEVPARERVTIVDSLRRVNLAFLRGLFDERR